A portion of the Coturnix japonica isolate 7356 chromosome 4, Coturnix japonica 2.1, whole genome shotgun sequence genome contains these proteins:
- the LIN54 gene encoding protein lin-54 homolog isoform X3 has product MEVVSAEVNSLLPEEIMDTGITLVEDDSIEAVIVSSPMGDSIPMETELEEIVNISSTNDASVTTTATVTTEPVTAPSNHSGDVTASTTTIKTEGNSIVKPAFQSGLHKLGAQTPVTISANQIILNKTTDLKIGNQSIKPDGQKLIVTALGKTGQPIVLALPRCQLPQAQKTVSQTQGGDSKVQGQQIKVVIGGRSEVKPVVGVSALTQGSQLINTAAQPSVLQTQQLKTVQIAKKTRTATSGPVITKLIFAKPINSKAVTGQTTQVSPVIAGRVVSQSTPGTPPKTITISESGVIGSSLSTTTQQTPSKIAISPLKSPNKAVKSAVQAITVGGVGTSQFKTIIPLATAPNVQQIQVPGSKFHYVRLVTATTASSSTQSASQNPSTNTQPLQQAKPVVVNATPVRMSVPIVPAQTVKQVVPKPINPTSQIVTTSQPQQRLIMPATPLPQIQPNLTNLPPGTVLAPAPGTGNVGYAVLPAQYVTQLQQSSYVSIASNTGFTGTSSIQSQARLPFNGIIPSESANRPRKPCNCTKSLCLKLYCDCFANGEFCNNCNCTNCYNNLDHENDRQKAIKACLDRNPEAFKPKIGKGKEGESDRRHSKGCNCKRSGCLKNYCECYEAKIMCSSICKCVGCKNFEESPERKTLMHLADAAEVRVQQQTAAKTKLSSQISDLLTRPTPALSSGGGKLPFTFVTKEVADATCECLLAQAEQAEKMGKSKAAAERMILEEFGRCLMRVINSAGKSKSDPCAMNC; this is encoded by the exons ATGGAGGTGGTTTCAGCAGAAGTAAACAGCTTGCTCCCTGAGGAAATAATGGACACTGGTATCACTCTGGTGGAAGATGACAGCATTGAGGCGGTTATCGTGTCTTCACCAATGGGAGATTCTATTCCCATGgaaacagaactggaagaaatagTGAACATAAGCTCCACCAATGATGCTTCGGTTACGACTACAGCCACAGTCACCACAGAACCAGTTACTGCACCCAGTAATCACTCGGGCGATGTGACTGCAAGCACCACAACcataaaaactgaaggaaattcaATAGTAAAGCCTGCCTTTCAAAGTGGTCTACATAAACTTGGTGCTCAGACTCCGGTCACTATATCAGCCAATCAAATTATTCTGAACAAGACCACTGACCTTAAAATAGGCAATCAGAGCATTAAACCTGATGGGCAAAAGCTAATTGTAACAGCTTTGGGCAAGACTGGCCAACCCATTGTTTTAGCCTTGCCTCGCTGCCAGCTCCCGCAGGCGCAGAAGACTGTGTCCCAGACCCAAGGTGGAGACTCCAAGGTACAAGGCCAGCAGATCAAAGTTGTTATTGGAGGTCGGTCAGAAGTGAAACCTGTTGTTGGTGTCTCAGCTTTAACGCAAGGAAGTCAGCTGATAAATACTGCTGCCCAGCCTTCTGTTTTGCAGacacagcaattaaaaacagtaCAG ATTGCAAAGAAGACCCGAACTGCAACTTCAGGCCCAGTGATCACCAAGCTCATCTTTGCAAAACCAATCAATAGCAAAGCTGTTACAGGGCAGACCACTCAAGTGTCACCGGTCATTGCAG GCAGGGTTGTTTCACAATCTACTCCAGGAACACCACCAAAGACAATAACAATCTCTGAGAGTGGAGTTATTGGATCATCTTTGAGtacaacaacacaacagacaCCGAGTAAGATAGCTATCTCGCCACTCAAATCTCCTAACAAG GCTGTGAAATCAGCAGTACAGGCCATTACTGTAGGAGGAGTGGGTACATCTCAATTCAAGACAATTATTCCCTTGGCAACTGCTCCGAATGTTCAGCAGATTCAGGTACCTGGAAGCAAGTTCCATTATGTCAGACTTGTTACCGCCACAACAGCCAGTAGTTCAACCCAGTCGGCCAGTCAGAATCCCAGTACGAATACACAGCCTCTCCAGCAGG CAAAGCCAGTGGTGGTGAATGCAACCCCGGTGCGGATGTCTGTTCCCATAGTGCCAGCACAGACTGTGAAACAG GTGGTGCCCAAACCCATCAACCCAACTTCCCAGATAGTTACAACAAGTCAGCCCCAACAAAGACTAATTATGCCAGCCACTCCACTGCCACAGATACAGCCCAACCTCACTAACCTGCCCCCAGGCACTGTACTGGCACCAGCACCTGGCACAGGAAATGTTGGCTATGCAGTCCTTCCAGCTCAGTATGTTACACAG CTACAGCAATCATCATACGTATCTATAGCAAGCAACACTGGCTTCACTGGGACATCCAGTATCCAGTCCCAAGCACGGCTACCATTCAATGG AATAATTCCTTCTGAATCTGCAAATCGGCCCCGGAAGCCTTGCAATTGTACAAAGTCTTTATGTTTGAAATT gTATTGTGATTGCTTTGCAAATGGTGAATTCTGCAATAACTGCAACTGTACAAATTGTTATAACAACCTGGACCATGAAAATGATagacaaaaagcaataaag GCTTGCCTTGACAGAAACCCTGAAGCCTTCAAGCCCAAAatagggaaaggaaaggaaggagagtCAGATCGGCGACACAGCAAAGGGTGTAACTGTAAGCGCTCGGGATGCCTCAAAAACTACTGTGAGTGTTATGAG gcAAAAATCATGTGTTCCTCCATATGCAAATGTGTTGGCTGTAAAAATTTTGAAGAAAGCCCAGAGCGAAAGACATTGATGCACTTagcagatgctgcagaagtTAGGGtccagcagcagacagcagcgAAGACAAAGTTATCTTCCCAGATCTCAGATCTTCTAACAAGGCCAACTCCAGCACTCAGCAGCGGTGGAGGGAA gctGCCCTTCACGTTTGTAACCAAGGAGGTAGCCGATGCAACCTGTGAATGCCTTCTGGCTCAGGCAGAGCAAGCTGAGAAGATGGGCAAGTCGAAAGCAGCTGCGGAGCGCATGATCCTGGAGGAGTTTGGACGCTGTTTGATGAGAGTTATTAACTCTGCAGGGAAGTCCAAAAGTGACCCTTGTGCCATGAACTGCTGA
- the LIN54 gene encoding protein lin-54 homolog isoform X2 has translation MEVVSAEVNSLLPEEIMDTGITLVEDDSIEAVIVSSPMGDSIPMETELEEIVNISSTNDASVTTTATVTTEPVTAPSNHSGDVTASTTTIKTEGNSIVKPAFQSGLHKLGAQTPVTISANQIILNKTTDLKIGNQSIKPDGQKLIVTALGKTGQPIVLALPRCQLPQAQKTVSQTQGGDSKVQGQQIKVVIGGRSEVKPVVGVSALTQGSQLINTAAQPSVLQTQQLKTVQIAKKTRTATSGPVITKLIFAKPINSKAVTGQTTQVSPVIAGRVVSQSTPGTPPKTITISESGVIGSSLSTTTQQTPSKIAISPLKSPNKLTVVSVASQPPNSPQKTVGVPLNVALGQQILTVQQSAPSSPGKAIVNHTTTQAVKSAVQAITVGGVGTSQFKTIIPLATAPNVQQIQVPGSKFHYVRLVTATTASSSTQSASQNPSTNTQPLQQAKPVVVNATPVRMSVPIVPAQTVKQVVPKPINPTSQIVTTSQPQQRLIMPATPLPQIQPNLTNLPPGTVLAPAPGTGNVGYAVLPAQYVTQQSSYVSIASNTGFTGTSSIQSQARLPFNGIIPSESANRPRKPCNCTKSLCLKLYCDCFANGEFCNNCNCTNCYNNLDHENDRQKAIKACLDRNPEAFKPKIGKGKEGESDRRHSKGCNCKRSGCLKNYCECYEAKIMCSSICKCVGCKNFEESPERKTLMHLADAAEVRVQQQTAAKTKLSSQISDLLTRPTPALSSGGGKLPFTFVTKEVADATCECLLAQAEQAEKMGKSKAAAERMILEEFGRCLMRVINSAGKSKSDPCAMNC, from the exons ATGGAGGTGGTTTCAGCAGAAGTAAACAGCTTGCTCCCTGAGGAAATAATGGACACTGGTATCACTCTGGTGGAAGATGACAGCATTGAGGCGGTTATCGTGTCTTCACCAATGGGAGATTCTATTCCCATGgaaacagaactggaagaaatagTGAACATAAGCTCCACCAATGATGCTTCGGTTACGACTACAGCCACAGTCACCACAGAACCAGTTACTGCACCCAGTAATCACTCGGGCGATGTGACTGCAAGCACCACAACcataaaaactgaaggaaattcaATAGTAAAGCCTGCCTTTCAAAGTGGTCTACATAAACTTGGTGCTCAGACTCCGGTCACTATATCAGCCAATCAAATTATTCTGAACAAGACCACTGACCTTAAAATAGGCAATCAGAGCATTAAACCTGATGGGCAAAAGCTAATTGTAACAGCTTTGGGCAAGACTGGCCAACCCATTGTTTTAGCCTTGCCTCGCTGCCAGCTCCCGCAGGCGCAGAAGACTGTGTCCCAGACCCAAGGTGGAGACTCCAAGGTACAAGGCCAGCAGATCAAAGTTGTTATTGGAGGTCGGTCAGAAGTGAAACCTGTTGTTGGTGTCTCAGCTTTAACGCAAGGAAGTCAGCTGATAAATACTGCTGCCCAGCCTTCTGTTTTGCAGacacagcaattaaaaacagtaCAG ATTGCAAAGAAGACCCGAACTGCAACTTCAGGCCCAGTGATCACCAAGCTCATCTTTGCAAAACCAATCAATAGCAAAGCTGTTACAGGGCAGACCACTCAAGTGTCACCGGTCATTGCAG GCAGGGTTGTTTCACAATCTACTCCAGGAACACCACCAAAGACAATAACAATCTCTGAGAGTGGAGTTATTGGATCATCTTTGAGtacaacaacacaacagacaCCGAGTAAGATAGCTATCTCGCCACTCAAATCTCCTAACAAG CTAACAGTGGTGTCAGTGGCCTCCCAGCCTCCCAACTCCCCCCAGAAGACGGTGGGCGTCCCACTGAATGTAGCGTTAGGACAGCAGATCCTCACAGTGCAGCAGTCAGCACCCTCCTCCCCTGGGAAGGCCATAGTCAACCACACAACCACGCAG GCTGTGAAATCAGCAGTACAGGCCATTACTGTAGGAGGAGTGGGTACATCTCAATTCAAGACAATTATTCCCTTGGCAACTGCTCCGAATGTTCAGCAGATTCAGGTACCTGGAAGCAAGTTCCATTATGTCAGACTTGTTACCGCCACAACAGCCAGTAGTTCAACCCAGTCGGCCAGTCAGAATCCCAGTACGAATACACAGCCTCTCCAGCAGG CAAAGCCAGTGGTGGTGAATGCAACCCCGGTGCGGATGTCTGTTCCCATAGTGCCAGCACAGACTGTGAAACAG GTGGTGCCCAAACCCATCAACCCAACTTCCCAGATAGTTACAACAAGTCAGCCCCAACAAAGACTAATTATGCCAGCCACTCCACTGCCACAGATACAGCCCAACCTCACTAACCTGCCCCCAGGCACTGTACTGGCACCAGCACCTGGCACAGGAAATGTTGGCTATGCAGTCCTTCCAGCTCAGTATGTTACACAG CAATCATCATACGTATCTATAGCAAGCAACACTGGCTTCACTGGGACATCCAGTATCCAGTCCCAAGCACGGCTACCATTCAATGG AATAATTCCTTCTGAATCTGCAAATCGGCCCCGGAAGCCTTGCAATTGTACAAAGTCTTTATGTTTGAAATT gTATTGTGATTGCTTTGCAAATGGTGAATTCTGCAATAACTGCAACTGTACAAATTGTTATAACAACCTGGACCATGAAAATGATagacaaaaagcaataaag GCTTGCCTTGACAGAAACCCTGAAGCCTTCAAGCCCAAAatagggaaaggaaaggaaggagagtCAGATCGGCGACACAGCAAAGGGTGTAACTGTAAGCGCTCGGGATGCCTCAAAAACTACTGTGAGTGTTATGAG gcAAAAATCATGTGTTCCTCCATATGCAAATGTGTTGGCTGTAAAAATTTTGAAGAAAGCCCAGAGCGAAAGACATTGATGCACTTagcagatgctgcagaagtTAGGGtccagcagcagacagcagcgAAGACAAAGTTATCTTCCCAGATCTCAGATCTTCTAACAAGGCCAACTCCAGCACTCAGCAGCGGTGGAGGGAA gctGCCCTTCACGTTTGTAACCAAGGAGGTAGCCGATGCAACCTGTGAATGCCTTCTGGCTCAGGCAGAGCAAGCTGAGAAGATGGGCAAGTCGAAAGCAGCTGCGGAGCGCATGATCCTGGAGGAGTTTGGACGCTGTTTGATGAGAGTTATTAACTCTGCAGGGAAGTCCAAAAGTGACCCTTGTGCCATGAACTGCTGA
- the LIN54 gene encoding protein lin-54 homolog isoform X1 translates to MEVVSAEVNSLLPEEIMDTGITLVEDDSIEAVIVSSPMGDSIPMETELEEIVNISSTNDASVTTTATVTTEPVTAPSNHSGDVTASTTTIKTEGNSIVKPAFQSGLHKLGAQTPVTISANQIILNKTTDLKIGNQSIKPDGQKLIVTALGKTGQPIVLALPRCQLPQAQKTVSQTQGGDSKVQGQQIKVVIGGRSEVKPVVGVSALTQGSQLINTAAQPSVLQTQQLKTVQIAKKTRTATSGPVITKLIFAKPINSKAVTGQTTQVSPVIAGRVVSQSTPGTPPKTITISESGVIGSSLSTTTQQTPSKIAISPLKSPNKLTVVSVASQPPNSPQKTVGVPLNVALGQQILTVQQSAPSSPGKAIVNHTTTQAVKSAVQAITVGGVGTSQFKTIIPLATAPNVQQIQVPGSKFHYVRLVTATTASSSTQSASQNPSTNTQPLQQAKPVVVNATPVRMSVPIVPAQTVKQVVPKPINPTSQIVTTSQPQQRLIMPATPLPQIQPNLTNLPPGTVLAPAPGTGNVGYAVLPAQYVTQLQQSSYVSIASNTGFTGTSSIQSQARLPFNGIIPSESANRPRKPCNCTKSLCLKLYCDCFANGEFCNNCNCTNCYNNLDHENDRQKAIKACLDRNPEAFKPKIGKGKEGESDRRHSKGCNCKRSGCLKNYCECYEAKIMCSSICKCVGCKNFEESPERKTLMHLADAAEVRVQQQTAAKTKLSSQISDLLTRPTPALSSGGGKLPFTFVTKEVADATCECLLAQAEQAEKMGKSKAAAERMILEEFGRCLMRVINSAGKSKSDPCAMNC, encoded by the exons ATGGAGGTGGTTTCAGCAGAAGTAAACAGCTTGCTCCCTGAGGAAATAATGGACACTGGTATCACTCTGGTGGAAGATGACAGCATTGAGGCGGTTATCGTGTCTTCACCAATGGGAGATTCTATTCCCATGgaaacagaactggaagaaatagTGAACATAAGCTCCACCAATGATGCTTCGGTTACGACTACAGCCACAGTCACCACAGAACCAGTTACTGCACCCAGTAATCACTCGGGCGATGTGACTGCAAGCACCACAACcataaaaactgaaggaaattcaATAGTAAAGCCTGCCTTTCAAAGTGGTCTACATAAACTTGGTGCTCAGACTCCGGTCACTATATCAGCCAATCAAATTATTCTGAACAAGACCACTGACCTTAAAATAGGCAATCAGAGCATTAAACCTGATGGGCAAAAGCTAATTGTAACAGCTTTGGGCAAGACTGGCCAACCCATTGTTTTAGCCTTGCCTCGCTGCCAGCTCCCGCAGGCGCAGAAGACTGTGTCCCAGACCCAAGGTGGAGACTCCAAGGTACAAGGCCAGCAGATCAAAGTTGTTATTGGAGGTCGGTCAGAAGTGAAACCTGTTGTTGGTGTCTCAGCTTTAACGCAAGGAAGTCAGCTGATAAATACTGCTGCCCAGCCTTCTGTTTTGCAGacacagcaattaaaaacagtaCAG ATTGCAAAGAAGACCCGAACTGCAACTTCAGGCCCAGTGATCACCAAGCTCATCTTTGCAAAACCAATCAATAGCAAAGCTGTTACAGGGCAGACCACTCAAGTGTCACCGGTCATTGCAG GCAGGGTTGTTTCACAATCTACTCCAGGAACACCACCAAAGACAATAACAATCTCTGAGAGTGGAGTTATTGGATCATCTTTGAGtacaacaacacaacagacaCCGAGTAAGATAGCTATCTCGCCACTCAAATCTCCTAACAAG CTAACAGTGGTGTCAGTGGCCTCCCAGCCTCCCAACTCCCCCCAGAAGACGGTGGGCGTCCCACTGAATGTAGCGTTAGGACAGCAGATCCTCACAGTGCAGCAGTCAGCACCCTCCTCCCCTGGGAAGGCCATAGTCAACCACACAACCACGCAG GCTGTGAAATCAGCAGTACAGGCCATTACTGTAGGAGGAGTGGGTACATCTCAATTCAAGACAATTATTCCCTTGGCAACTGCTCCGAATGTTCAGCAGATTCAGGTACCTGGAAGCAAGTTCCATTATGTCAGACTTGTTACCGCCACAACAGCCAGTAGTTCAACCCAGTCGGCCAGTCAGAATCCCAGTACGAATACACAGCCTCTCCAGCAGG CAAAGCCAGTGGTGGTGAATGCAACCCCGGTGCGGATGTCTGTTCCCATAGTGCCAGCACAGACTGTGAAACAG GTGGTGCCCAAACCCATCAACCCAACTTCCCAGATAGTTACAACAAGTCAGCCCCAACAAAGACTAATTATGCCAGCCACTCCACTGCCACAGATACAGCCCAACCTCACTAACCTGCCCCCAGGCACTGTACTGGCACCAGCACCTGGCACAGGAAATGTTGGCTATGCAGTCCTTCCAGCTCAGTATGTTACACAG CTACAGCAATCATCATACGTATCTATAGCAAGCAACACTGGCTTCACTGGGACATCCAGTATCCAGTCCCAAGCACGGCTACCATTCAATGG AATAATTCCTTCTGAATCTGCAAATCGGCCCCGGAAGCCTTGCAATTGTACAAAGTCTTTATGTTTGAAATT gTATTGTGATTGCTTTGCAAATGGTGAATTCTGCAATAACTGCAACTGTACAAATTGTTATAACAACCTGGACCATGAAAATGATagacaaaaagcaataaag GCTTGCCTTGACAGAAACCCTGAAGCCTTCAAGCCCAAAatagggaaaggaaaggaaggagagtCAGATCGGCGACACAGCAAAGGGTGTAACTGTAAGCGCTCGGGATGCCTCAAAAACTACTGTGAGTGTTATGAG gcAAAAATCATGTGTTCCTCCATATGCAAATGTGTTGGCTGTAAAAATTTTGAAGAAAGCCCAGAGCGAAAGACATTGATGCACTTagcagatgctgcagaagtTAGGGtccagcagcagacagcagcgAAGACAAAGTTATCTTCCCAGATCTCAGATCTTCTAACAAGGCCAACTCCAGCACTCAGCAGCGGTGGAGGGAA gctGCCCTTCACGTTTGTAACCAAGGAGGTAGCCGATGCAACCTGTGAATGCCTTCTGGCTCAGGCAGAGCAAGCTGAGAAGATGGGCAAGTCGAAAGCAGCTGCGGAGCGCATGATCCTGGAGGAGTTTGGACGCTGTTTGATGAGAGTTATTAACTCTGCAGGGAAGTCCAAAAGTGACCCTTGTGCCATGAACTGCTGA